In the genome of Ctenopharyngodon idella isolate HZGC_01 chromosome 19, HZGC01, whole genome shotgun sequence, one region contains:
- the LOC127501185 gene encoding 4-galactosyl-N-acetylglucosaminide 3-alpha-L-fucosyltransferase 9-like yields the protein MSQTDSKTARRMIIALFLLACFLLSLYYLLPVGYFNINLFNHPAEQVQRNNITEETCLPVLKTQNYRCTVNNNVDKLLMTISAPKPLTITEKEPPDTIMLIWMWPFGARFDLGSCSSAFNIHGCHLTDDRGLFNQAHGVMIHHKDISWDLSNMPKLPRPTCQKWIWWNMESPSNSGQNPLLKDLFNLTSSYRRDSDIPVPYGWLSEATKEEKNYTIPKKSKLVCWIVSNHNPNYKRSHYFTEFVKYINVETHGGHFNKRISNDEYVNLVSSCKFYLSFENSIHRDYMTEKLFNPLNIGTVPVVIGPPRENYEQFIPSEAFIHVDDFPSPKELADHLRLMDQNEDLYMQYFTWREHFVSKITSFGFEHVCRTCDYIRKNKHYKVVRDLNSWYCG from the coding sequence ATGTCCCAAACTGATTCCAAAACTGCTCGGAGGATGATAATTGCCTTATTTTTGTTGGCATGTTTTCTACTCTCTTTATACTATCTCCTACCAGTGGggtattttaacataaacttGTTTAACCACCCTGCTGAGCAAGTCCAGAGAAATAACATCACCGAAGAAACTTGCCTCCCTGTTCTTAAGACGCAGAACTACAGGTGCACTGTGAACAACAACGTGGACAAACTCCTGATGACAATATCTGCACCAAAACCCTTGACTATCACTGAGAAAGAACCACCAGACACCATTATGTTGATCTGGATGTGGCCTTTTGGTGCTAGATTTGACCTTGGATCCTGCAGTTCAGCTTTCAATATCCATGGCTGTCATTTAACAGATGACAGAGGTCTGTTTAACCAAGCACATGGGGTTATGATTCATCATAAAGATATCAGTTGGGATTTATCCAACATGCCGAAACTTCCACGACCTACTTGCCAGAAGTGGATATGGTGGAATATGGAGTCTCCAAGTAATTCAGGTCAAAATCCCCTGCTAAAGGACCTGTTTAATCTGACTTCAAGTTACCGCCGAGATTCAGATATTCCAGTACCTTATGGATGGCTCTCAGAGGCTACAAAGGAAGAGAAAAACTATACTATCCCAAAGAAGAGCAAATTAGTTTGTTGGATAGTAAGTAACCATAATCCAAACTATAAGCGTTCACATTACTTTACTGAGTTTGTGAAATACATTAATGTGGAAACCCATGGAGGGCACTTCAACAAGCGAATTAGTAatgatgaatatgtaaatttgGTGTCCAGTTGCAAATTCTACCTGTCCTTTGAGAATTCCATTCATAGAGACTACATGACTGAGAAGCTGTTCAACCCTCTAAATATTGGTACCGTTCCTGTTGTTATTGGCCCACCGAGAGAGAACTATGAGCAGTTTATTCCAAGTGAAGCCTTCATCCATGTGGATGACTTCCCATCCCCAAAAGAACTGGCTGATCATCTGAGACTCATGGACCAAAATGAGGATCTGTATATGCAATACTTCACCTGGAGAGAACATTTTGTTTCAAAGATTACCTCATTCGGATTTGAACATGTCTGTCGGACTTGTGATTATATTAGAAAGAATAAGCACTACAAAGTGGTCAGAGATCTCAACAGCTGGTACTGCGGttag